One part of the Streptomyces lydicus genome encodes these proteins:
- a CDS encoding LCP family protein: MTAPFRSPDPAARPETHRGASGRRWGLRIGAVASVVLLAASGVGHAMVTGVESGIGRVDAFKGMSDRPGGGDGLNFLVVGTDGRDKLTGEEKRRYHLGGAPCHCTDTLMLVHLSADRDRASVVSLPRDSYAEVPAHTDAVTGRLRPQHAIKLNAAYAEGGPNLTVRTVEHMTGVHIDHYLEVDFTSFMRSVDAVGGVEICTVRPLRDSYTGLRLPVGKSQLNGGQALQYVRSRHIDGSADLGRMQRQQRFLAALIHKITSSGVLMNPIRFKDVADTMLKSVRADSGFGANDLVDLGQAMRGFTPSSSEFTSVPLGNLAQPVPGVGSTVRWDPVAAPRLFRAIREDRPIAVHHDRKEPRATVVDVPPGQIQVQVDNGTDRAGLGAAVAQQLGATGFATVGTPGNSALGRVDRTVIAYDPRWDRSARSLAAALPGAELRPVAGLGPAMRVTVGRNHTTVKRVRAEEPEPRPGALSAITGDEAVCP, translated from the coding sequence GTGACAGCGCCGTTCCGCTCCCCCGACCCGGCCGCCCGGCCCGAGACGCACCGCGGTGCGTCGGGCCGGCGGTGGGGGCTGCGGATCGGCGCCGTCGCGTCCGTGGTGCTGCTGGCCGCGAGCGGCGTGGGGCACGCGATGGTCACCGGGGTGGAGAGCGGCATCGGGCGGGTGGACGCCTTCAAGGGGATGAGCGACCGGCCCGGGGGCGGTGACGGGCTGAACTTCCTGGTCGTCGGCACGGACGGGCGGGACAAGCTCACCGGCGAGGAGAAGCGCAGGTACCACCTGGGCGGCGCGCCATGTCACTGCACCGACACCCTGATGCTGGTGCACCTGTCCGCCGACCGGGACCGCGCCAGCGTCGTCAGCCTGCCGCGGGACTCCTACGCCGAGGTGCCCGCGCACACCGACGCGGTGACCGGGCGGCTGCGCCCGCAGCACGCCATCAAGCTGAACGCGGCGTACGCGGAGGGCGGCCCCAACCTGACCGTGCGGACCGTCGAGCACATGACGGGGGTGCACATCGACCACTACCTGGAGGTCGATTTCACCAGCTTCATGCGCAGCGTGGACGCGGTCGGCGGGGTGGAGATCTGCACCGTACGACCCCTGCGCGACAGCTATACGGGGCTGCGTCTGCCGGTCGGGAAGTCGCAGCTCAACGGGGGTCAGGCGCTCCAGTACGTGCGCTCGCGGCACATCGACGGCTCCGCGGACCTCGGCCGGATGCAGCGCCAACAGCGCTTCCTGGCGGCCCTCATCCACAAGATCACCTCCTCCGGAGTGCTGATGAACCCGATCCGCTTCAAGGACGTCGCCGACACGATGCTCAAGTCCGTCCGCGCCGACTCGGGCTTCGGGGCCAACGACCTGGTCGACCTGGGACAGGCGATGCGGGGCTTCACCCCGTCGTCGTCGGAGTTCACCTCGGTGCCGCTGGGGAACCTGGCCCAGCCGGTGCCGGGCGTCGGCTCGACCGTGCGGTGGGATCCGGTGGCGGCGCCGCGGCTGTTCCGGGCGATCCGCGAGGACCGGCCGATCGCGGTGCACCACGACCGCAAGGAGCCGCGTGCCACGGTCGTGGACGTGCCGCCGGGCCAGATCCAGGTGCAGGTCGACAACGGCACCGACCGGGCGGGGCTGGGGGCCGCGGTGGCCCAGCAGCTCGGCGCCACGGGGTTCGCCACCGTCGGCACCCCCGGGAACTCCGCGCTCGGCCGGGTCGACCGTACGGTCATCGCCTACGACCCGCGCTGGGACCGCTCGGCCCGGTCGCTGGCCGCTGCGCTGCCGGGCGCCGAGCTGCGGCCGGTGGCCGGGCTGGGGCCGGCGATGCGGGTGACGGTCGGCCGGAACCACACCACGGTCAAGCGGGTACGGGCCGAGGAGCCGGAGCCGAGGCCCGGCGCGCTCTCGGCGATCACCGGCGACGAGGCCGTGTGCCCATGA
- a CDS encoding glycosyltransferase family 2 protein — protein sequence MPQQQPPAVSVIMPVLNEERHLRNSVRHILEQEYAGEMEVVIALGPSTDRTDEIAAELVAEDPRVHTVPNPTGRTPAALNAAIKASRHPIVVRVDGHGMLSPNYIATAVRLLEETGAANVGGIMHAEGENAWEDAVAAAMTARIGVGNAAFHTGGAAGPAETVYLGVFRRDALEQQGGYNEEFIRAQDWELNFRIREAGGQIWFSPELKVQYRPRPSIKALAKQYKDYGKWRHVVARYHAGSINLRYLAPPTAVCAIAAGLVVGAAVTPWGFVVPAGYLAAITAGSLPAGKGLSLKARAQIPVALATMHMSWGLGFLTSPRSLAKRVIASRRPAVLAPAAGAE from the coding sequence ATGCCGCAGCAGCAGCCCCCGGCCGTCTCCGTGATCATGCCGGTGCTCAATGAGGAACGACACCTGCGCAATTCGGTCCGGCACATCCTGGAGCAGGAGTACGCCGGCGAGATGGAGGTGGTGATCGCCCTCGGCCCGTCCACGGACCGGACCGACGAGATCGCCGCCGAGCTGGTGGCCGAAGACCCCCGGGTGCACACCGTGCCCAACCCCACGGGCCGCACCCCCGCCGCGCTCAACGCCGCGATCAAGGCGTCCCGGCACCCCATCGTGGTGCGCGTCGACGGTCACGGCATGCTCTCGCCCAACTACATCGCCACCGCGGTGCGCCTCCTGGAGGAGACCGGCGCGGCGAACGTCGGCGGCATCATGCACGCCGAGGGCGAGAACGCCTGGGAGGACGCGGTCGCCGCCGCGATGACCGCCAGGATCGGCGTGGGCAACGCGGCCTTTCACACCGGCGGCGCGGCCGGCCCGGCGGAGACGGTCTACCTGGGCGTGTTCCGCCGCGACGCCCTGGAGCAGCAGGGCGGCTACAACGAGGAGTTCATCCGCGCCCAGGACTGGGAGCTGAACTTCCGCATCCGCGAGGCCGGCGGCCAGATCTGGTTCTCGCCCGAGCTGAAGGTCCAGTACCGGCCGCGCCCGAGCATCAAGGCGCTGGCCAAGCAGTACAAGGACTACGGCAAGTGGCGGCACGTCGTCGCCCGCTACCACGCCGGCTCGATCAACCTCCGCTACCTCGCCCCGCCGACCGCGGTCTGCGCGATCGCCGCGGGCCTCGTGGTGGGCGCGGCCGTCACCCCCTGGGGCTTCGTCGTCCCCGCCGGCTACCTCGCGGCCATCACCGCGGGCTCCCTCCCCGCCGGCAAGGGCCTCTCCCTCAAGGCCCGGGCCCAGATCCCGGTCGCGCTGGCCACCATGCACATGTCCTGGGGCCTGGGCTTCCTCACCAGCCCCCGTTCGCTCGCCAAGCGGGTCATCGCCAGCCGCCGCCCCGCGGTACTGGCTCCGGCGGCCGGGGCGGAGTAG
- a CDS encoding LCP family protein, with protein MRQSSVRGDRSRRRRRQPDAQELGWDDSLYEDKGLPPDAPGWTPPEGSAVPAGDGAGNDDGADAGGHRKGGRPRKGKGRKVLRWTALTVAVVLVGAAGAGYWYYEHLNANLRKAPRSLGGNGLKKPDPNAFGQTPLNILLLGSDGRNSKKNIELGGARQDADRKPLADVQMLVHVSADRSSMSVLSIPRDTRVTIPKCTDPKNGAVYPQTTGAINQSLQHGGPGCTLATWQELTGVYIDHFMMVDFSGVVDMADAIGGVPVCVDNNVYSHDSKGHGSGLRLTKGTHPVKGVQALQWLRTRYGFEDNTDIGRAKAQHMYMNSMVRQLKKGTKLTNPGQLRDLAEAATKALTVDDGLDTVKKLYDLGGDLSRVPTKRITMVTMPWVYGPGEAYVLPKPGDADATFALLRNDTALDGKDRKKKPAGDPKASTPKDQLEVVVQNGTNSTVSGPASGRAKVVQQQLANLGYGAASTNSVLTSQADTTLTYHDAARRGDALAVAKALGLPKSAVRESSSATGMRLVVGNDWRSGTAYPKQQDGGKTADKAPDSADALNGEDTKACMKVNPQYSF; from the coding sequence ATGCGGCAGAGCAGTGTGCGTGGTGACAGATCACGGCGGCGCCGGCGCCAACCGGACGCGCAGGAACTGGGCTGGGACGACAGCCTCTACGAGGACAAGGGGCTGCCGCCGGACGCGCCCGGCTGGACGCCGCCCGAGGGCAGCGCCGTGCCGGCCGGCGACGGTGCCGGGAACGATGACGGTGCCGACGCCGGGGGCCACCGCAAAGGGGGCCGCCCGCGCAAGGGCAAGGGCCGCAAGGTGCTGCGCTGGACCGCGCTGACGGTCGCCGTCGTCCTGGTGGGCGCGGCCGGCGCCGGCTACTGGTACTACGAGCACCTCAACGCGAACCTCCGCAAGGCGCCCCGCTCCCTGGGCGGCAACGGCCTGAAGAAGCCGGACCCCAACGCGTTCGGGCAGACCCCGCTGAACATCCTGCTGCTGGGCTCCGACGGCCGGAACAGCAAGAAGAACATCGAGCTCGGCGGCGCCCGTCAGGACGCGGACCGCAAGCCGCTGGCCGACGTCCAGATGCTGGTGCACGTCTCCGCCGACCGCAGCAGCATGTCGGTGCTCTCCATCCCGCGGGACACCCGGGTGACGATCCCCAAGTGCACCGACCCGAAGAACGGCGCGGTCTACCCCCAGACCACCGGAGCCATCAACCAGTCGCTCCAGCACGGCGGCCCGGGCTGCACCCTCGCCACCTGGCAGGAGCTGACCGGCGTCTACATCGACCACTTCATGATGGTCGACTTCTCCGGTGTGGTGGACATGGCCGACGCCATCGGCGGCGTCCCGGTCTGCGTCGACAACAACGTCTACTCGCACGACAGCAAGGGCCACGGCAGCGGTCTGCGGCTCACCAAGGGCACCCACCCGGTCAAGGGCGTGCAGGCCCTGCAGTGGCTGCGCACGCGCTACGGCTTCGAGGACAACACCGACATCGGCCGGGCCAAGGCCCAGCACATGTACATGAACTCGATGGTCCGCCAGCTGAAGAAGGGCACCAAGCTCACCAACCCCGGCCAGCTGCGGGACCTGGCGGAGGCCGCGACCAAGGCGCTGACCGTCGACGACGGGCTCGACACCGTCAAGAAGCTCTACGACCTGGGCGGTGACCTCAGCCGGGTACCGACCAAGCGGATCACGATGGTGACCATGCCCTGGGTCTACGGCCCCGGGGAGGCGTACGTCCTGCCCAAGCCCGGCGACGCGGACGCGACCTTCGCGCTGCTGCGCAACGACACCGCGCTCGACGGCAAGGACCGGAAGAAGAAGCCGGCCGGCGACCCCAAGGCGTCAACGCCCAAGGACCAGCTGGAGGTTGTCGTCCAGAACGGCACCAACAGCACGGTCAGCGGTCCGGCTTCCGGGCGCGCCAAGGTCGTCCAGCAGCAGCTGGCGAACCTCGGCTACGGCGCGGCGTCCACCAACTCCGTGCTCACCAGCCAGGCCGACACCACGCTCACCTACCACGACGCGGCCCGGCGCGGTGACGCGCTGGCCGTCGCCAAGGCGCTCGGGCTGCCCAAGAGCGCGGTGCGGGAGTCGAGTTCGGCCACCGGGATGCGGCTGGTGGTGGGCAACGACTGGCGCAGCGGCACCGCGTACCCGAAGCAGCAGGACGGCGGGAAGACCGCGGACAAGGCCCCCGACAGCGCCGACGCCCTCAACGGCGAGGACACCAAGGCGTGCATGAAGGTGAATCCGCAGTACTCCTTCTGA
- a CDS encoding LCP family protein produces the protein MDAQGRGQAGDNNVDPADQWVFDPDTGNYELRLDPAGQAPARPSDRRAPGSRRAARKPGGDEVGDTDTRPLPTQGGGRRGGRGADEADERPSGGRAARRAGSRAASASVAGPASRRKAKPKASGKKKVLYWTAGVVGFVLVAGCGGAFYLYQQLNGNINKVDVGVENDAVSDGPVNVLIIGTDARSGKGNSGYGDAGSVGHADTTLLMHISKDRSNATALSIPRDMITDIPDCPTKQKDGTKKTIPGEHGVRFNTSLGQEGRDPGCTWRTVEKLTGLKIDHFMMADFNAVKELSTAVDGVEVCAAKDLNDPKSHLRLKAGRHVVKGEQALAFVRTRHAIGFGSDLDRIKMQQQFLSSLIRKLKSDAFSSPSKLYAVSQAATKALTVDTGIGSASKLLDFGQDLKRVNIDKITFATVPVLDNPNDPATVILDKAKADPLFAMVRADHALAKGKKGKKGSGSVKKAPPELVRVDVTNGGGPIGSAQETVDWLQNSKGARLSTNAGNAPTKLSATRLEYAPNQADQAATLADWMGLPKSALKKSSQDAGDRVPMKLVLGKDFTAPGSPITAPTEMPDNVQNVNADDKNVCAK, from the coding sequence GTGGACGCGCAAGGCCGTGGGCAGGCGGGCGACAACAACGTCGACCCCGCCGATCAGTGGGTGTTCGATCCGGACACCGGCAACTACGAGCTGCGACTTGACCCTGCCGGTCAAGCGCCCGCTCGGCCCTCCGACCGCAGGGCGCCCGGCTCAAGACGCGCCGCGCGCAAGCCGGGTGGCGACGAGGTCGGTGACACCGACACCCGTCCGCTGCCGACCCAGGGCGGCGGCCGCCGCGGTGGGCGGGGCGCGGACGAGGCGGACGAGCGGCCCTCGGGCGGCCGGGCCGCGCGCCGGGCCGGCAGCCGTGCGGCCTCGGCCTCGGTCGCGGGCCCGGCGAGCCGTCGCAAGGCCAAGCCGAAGGCGTCCGGCAAGAAGAAGGTCCTGTACTGGACGGCCGGCGTGGTGGGCTTCGTCCTCGTCGCGGGCTGCGGCGGCGCGTTCTACCTGTACCAACAGCTGAACGGCAACATCAACAAGGTCGACGTCGGCGTGGAGAACGACGCGGTCTCCGACGGCCCGGTGAACGTCCTGATCATCGGCACGGACGCCCGCTCCGGCAAGGGCAATTCGGGCTACGGCGACGCCGGCAGCGTCGGGCACGCGGACACCACGCTGCTGATGCACATCTCCAAGGACCGGTCGAACGCCACCGCGCTGAGCATTCCGCGCGACATGATCACCGACATCCCCGACTGCCCGACCAAGCAGAAGGACGGGACGAAGAAGACGATCCCCGGCGAGCACGGGGTGCGTTTCAACACCAGCCTGGGCCAGGAGGGCCGGGACCCCGGCTGCACCTGGCGGACCGTCGAGAAGCTGACCGGCCTGAAGATCGACCACTTCATGATGGCCGACTTCAACGCGGTCAAGGAGCTCTCCACCGCGGTGGACGGCGTCGAGGTGTGCGCCGCCAAGGACCTCAACGACCCCAAGTCGCACCTGCGGCTGAAGGCCGGCCGGCACGTCGTCAAGGGCGAGCAGGCGCTGGCGTTCGTCCGCACCCGGCACGCCATCGGATTCGGCAGCGACCTGGACCGGATCAAGATGCAGCAGCAGTTCCTCAGCTCGCTGATCCGCAAGCTGAAGTCCGACGCCTTCAGCAGCCCGAGCAAGCTCTACGCCGTGAGCCAGGCGGCGACCAAGGCGCTGACCGTCGACACCGGCATCGGGAGCGCGTCGAAGCTGCTGGACTTCGGCCAGGACCTCAAGCGGGTCAACATCGACAAGATCACCTTCGCCACGGTGCCGGTGCTGGACAACCCCAACGACCCGGCCACCGTCATCCTGGACAAGGCGAAGGCGGACCCGCTGTTCGCGATGGTGCGGGCCGACCACGCCCTGGCCAAGGGCAAGAAGGGCAAGAAGGGCTCCGGGTCGGTCAAGAAGGCCCCGCCGGAGCTGGTGCGGGTGGACGTGACCAACGGCGGCGGCCCGATCGGCTCGGCGCAGGAGACCGTGGACTGGCTCCAGAACAGCAAGGGCGCCCGGCTGTCCACCAATGCCGGCAACGCCCCGACCAAGCTGTCCGCGACACGTCTGGAATACGCCCCGAACCAGGCCGACCAGGCCGCCACCCTGGCCGACTGGATGGGTCTGCCCAAGAGCGCGCTGAAGAAGTCCTCGCAGGACGCGGGTGACCGCGTGCCGATGAAGCTCGTCCTCGGCAAGGACTTCACCGCCCCGGGGTCGCCGATCACGGCGCCGACCGAGATGCCGGACAACGTGCAGAACGTCAACGCGGACGACAAGAACGTCTGCGCCAAGTGA
- a CDS encoding LCP family protein, with translation MDAQVTETPEPPRFTGWDERPARGPGALRRHWRRWVALGATGALLAGAGTGWALYTKLNSNIHTDSATERELRKWESERPPAGPPNAQNLLLIGSDSRNGGNRKYGSSRGQRSDTTMLLHLAADRRSATAVSIPRDLMVQVPHCKRSDGAETTSQTEQFNWAFAFGGAACSIRTVEKMTNIRIDHYMIIDFVGFTKMVDAVDGVEVCLPQAVRDDEAHLRLPAGRQTLYGEAALGYVRARKSLGNGSDTQRMERQQRFLGALVKKVQSNGVLLNPTRLYPVLDAATSSLTTDAALASLRGLYELVRSTRSIPTDRVQFLTVPRREYRFDSNRDELVQPDAERLFGQLRRDLPVTVDPERESGENPVRSGAGSPDGKPEGSPSPPASSGPTFPGTTAEHGVCE, from the coding sequence ATGGACGCACAGGTGACCGAGACCCCCGAGCCCCCCAGGTTCACCGGCTGGGACGAGCGCCCGGCCAGGGGGCCGGGGGCACTGCGCCGGCACTGGCGGCGCTGGGTCGCGCTCGGGGCCACCGGGGCGCTGCTGGCCGGGGCGGGCACCGGCTGGGCGCTCTACACCAAGCTCAACAGCAACATCCACACCGACAGCGCCACCGAGCGGGAGCTGCGCAAGTGGGAGTCCGAGCGGCCCCCGGCGGGCCCGCCCAACGCCCAGAACCTGCTGCTGATCGGCTCCGACAGCCGCAACGGCGGCAACCGCAAGTACGGCAGCAGCCGCGGCCAGCGCTCGGACACCACGATGCTGCTGCACCTGGCGGCGGACCGGAGGAGCGCCACCGCGGTCAGCATCCCGCGCGACCTGATGGTGCAGGTGCCGCACTGCAAGCGCTCCGACGGGGCGGAGACCACGTCGCAGACGGAACAGTTCAACTGGGCGTTCGCGTTCGGCGGGGCGGCCTGCTCGATCCGCACCGTCGAGAAGATGACCAACATCCGCATCGACCACTACATGATCATCGATTTCGTCGGGTTCACGAAGATGGTCGACGCGGTGGACGGGGTCGAGGTCTGCCTGCCGCAGGCGGTACGGGACGACGAGGCGCATCTGCGGCTGCCCGCGGGCCGGCAGACGCTGTACGGGGAGGCGGCGCTCGGATACGTCAGGGCCAGGAAGAGCCTGGGCAACGGCAGCGACACACAGCGCATGGAGCGGCAACAGCGCTTTCTTGGTGCTCTGGTGAAGAAAGTGCAGAGCAATGGTGTCCTGCTCAATCCGACCCGGCTGTATCCGGTGCTGGACGCCGCGACGAGTTCCCTGACCACGGATGCCGCGCTGGCTTCTCTGCGGGGCCTGTACGAATTGGTGCGCAGCACCCGCAGCATTCCCACCGACCGGGTCCAGTTCCTGACCGTGCCGCGCCGGGAGTACCGCTTCGACAGCAACCGCGACGAGCTGGTGCAGCCGGACGCGGAGCGGCTCTTCGGGCAGTTGCGCAGGGATCTTCCGGTGACGGTGGACCCGGAGCGGGAGAGCGGGGAGAATCCGGTCCGTTCAGGGGCTGGTTCCCCGGACGGCAAGCCGGAAGGATCTCCCTCGCCGCCGGCGAGTTCGGGTCCGACCTTTCCCGGGACGACGGCGGAACACGGGGTCTGTGAATAA
- a CDS encoding TIGR03089 family protein, whose amino-acid sequence MNATERTPADLLSSALAADPARPLVTFYDDATGERVELSVATFANWVAKTANYLQGDLAAAPGDRLALLLPAHWQTAVWLLACSSVGVVAEVGGDPAGADLVVAGPDGLDAARACSGERVALALRPLGGRFPQPPAGFADYAVEVPGQGDRFAPFAPVDPDEVALVVGGEELTGAGIVARALADADAAGMPAAPRVRSALPYDSWQGLSYGLYAPLAAGGSVVLCRHHDRLGAEAAADREASEKITFRAPPAAS is encoded by the coding sequence ATGAACGCCACCGAACGCACCCCCGCCGACCTGCTGAGTTCCGCGCTCGCCGCGGATCCGGCCCGCCCGCTGGTGACCTTCTACGACGACGCCACCGGCGAGCGCGTGGAACTGTCCGTCGCGACCTTCGCCAATTGGGTGGCCAAGACCGCCAACTACCTCCAGGGCGATCTGGCCGCCGCGCCGGGCGACCGGCTGGCGCTGCTGCTGCCCGCCCACTGGCAGACCGCGGTGTGGCTGCTGGCCTGCTCGTCGGTGGGTGTGGTCGCGGAGGTGGGCGGCGACCCGGCCGGCGCGGACCTCGTGGTCGCCGGGCCGGACGGGCTGGACGCGGCGCGGGCGTGCTCCGGGGAGCGGGTGGCGCTGGCGCTGCGCCCGCTGGGCGGGCGCTTCCCGCAGCCGCCCGCGGGCTTCGCGGACTACGCCGTGGAGGTTCCGGGCCAGGGCGACCGCTTCGCGCCGTTCGCGCCGGTGGACCCCGACGAGGTGGCGTTGGTCGTCGGCGGCGAGGAGCTGACCGGCGCCGGCATCGTGGCCCGGGCGCTGGCCGACGCGGACGCGGCGGGCATGCCGGCGGCACCGCGGGTGCGGTCGGCGCTGCCGTACGACAGCTGGCAGGGCCTGTCGTACGGGCTGTACGCGCCGCTGGCGGCCGGCGGTTCGGTGGTGCTGTGCCGGCACCACGACCGGCTGGGCGCCGAGGCCGCGGCGGACCGGGAGGCCAGCGAGAAGATCACGTTCCGGGCGCCGCCGGCGGCGTCCTGA
- a CDS encoding peptidoglycan recognition protein family protein, with translation MRPFLASCLGAACTAALALPFAPDAGAGAAGRPPAPEPAAARAGDLPGSTQSLPVAALGAATPDGTRRENLGAPRTLGLPARGVRPFSLLGVVWDDADAALHGRVQVRTRATGSGRWSGWQDVQTHNDDAPDLGAAERHDSEVRGSTAPLWVGDSDAVQLRITPETRRRAPVAVPAGLRLELVDPGSRPGADRADRAGPPAPLGPAAAAASAANAGLAPLGATEIPALDRAASQADIAAAGLTPPARTAVGPRPRIVTRAGWGADESLREKKFIYTKAVRAAFVHHSGSGNNYSCAQAPSLIRAMYRFHVRSNHWRDIGYNFLVDKCGTVYEGRAGGVAKPVMGAHTLGFNNDSTGIAVLGTFTGEEPPKPALDAISRLTAWKLGLNSVDPRATVQMLSGGGNRYPKGAKVRMHTIAGHRDGFLTDCPGAHLYNKLAGTRLAAAQLQGR, from the coding sequence ATGCGCCCCTTCCTCGCGAGCTGCCTCGGCGCGGCGTGCACCGCCGCCCTCGCCCTGCCCTTCGCGCCGGACGCCGGAGCCGGCGCCGCCGGCCGCCCGCCGGCCCCGGAACCGGCCGCGGCGCGCGCCGGTGACCTGCCGGGCAGCACCCAGTCCCTGCCGGTGGCGGCGCTCGGCGCGGCCACCCCGGACGGCACCCGCCGCGAGAACCTCGGCGCCCCCCGCACGCTCGGCCTGCCGGCCCGCGGCGTGCGGCCGTTCTCGCTGCTGGGAGTCGTCTGGGACGACGCCGACGCCGCCCTGCACGGCCGGGTCCAGGTCCGCACCCGCGCCACCGGCAGCGGCCGCTGGTCCGGCTGGCAGGACGTACAGACCCACAACGACGACGCCCCCGACCTCGGCGCGGCCGAACGGCACGACAGCGAGGTACGGGGCTCCACCGCGCCGCTGTGGGTCGGTGACTCCGACGCCGTCCAACTGCGCATCACCCCCGAGACCCGCCGCCGTGCCCCGGTCGCCGTCCCGGCCGGGCTGCGGCTGGAACTCGTCGACCCCGGGAGCCGGCCGGGCGCCGACCGCGCCGACCGGGCCGGCCCGCCGGCCCCGCTCGGCCCGGCCGCGGCCGCCGCCTCTGCCGCCAACGCCGGCCTCGCCCCGCTCGGCGCCACCGAGATCCCGGCTCTCGACCGCGCCGCCTCCCAGGCCGACATCGCCGCCGCCGGCCTGACGCCCCCCGCGCGGACCGCCGTCGGGCCGCGCCCGCGGATCGTCACCCGGGCCGGCTGGGGCGCCGACGAGTCGCTGCGCGAGAAGAAGTTCATCTACACCAAGGCCGTGCGCGCCGCCTTCGTCCACCACAGCGGATCGGGCAACAACTACAGCTGCGCACAGGCCCCTTCGCTGATCCGCGCGATGTACCGCTTCCACGTCAGGAGCAACCACTGGCGGGACATCGGCTACAACTTCCTCGTCGACAAGTGCGGAACGGTCTACGAGGGCCGCGCCGGCGGCGTCGCCAAGCCCGTCATGGGCGCCCACACCCTCGGCTTCAACAACGACAGCACCGGCATCGCCGTCCTCGGCACCTTCACCGGCGAGGAGCCGCCCAAGCCCGCGCTCGACGCGATTTCCCGTCTGACGGCCTGGAAGCTCGGCCTGAACAGCGTCGACCCGCGCGCCACCGTCCAGATGCTGTCCGGCGGCGGCAACCGCTACCCCAAGGGCGCCAAGGTCCGGATGCACACCATCGCCGGCCACCGGGACGGCTTCCTCACCGACTGTCCCGGTGCCCACCTCTACAACAAGCTCGCCGGCACCCGCCTCGCGGCCGCTCAACTCCAGGGTCGCTGA